The stretch of DNA gggtctcattgggggtttcTGATCCCGGATCCTGGCAtcatcccgcttactgttttgtcagattccagtattccgcttacactatgtacgtaagcaattctcatttttttgtaatttcctgtgtcccACTAGACTTCATTTCCGGTTTTCGCGGAACAATAACTGGACTTTCACATGTCAtgcttacaaaaaatcagcaatccctCTTCCTGCTTAGACCCCAACGAGACCCACATGCATttggttattgcatgaatatttgtgAAGGTTGTCCTCAGTAGAATTCTATATTGCAAGGTTTTGTCACAAGTGCAATATACATTATATGAAGGATATAATATGGCACTGGCTACAGTTacatggaaataaaaatattattgttacattggagactattTGACGGAATACAGGGTTGGGTAAGGATCTGATTAATtatgaatgtaacaataataactGAGTCTACGTTAGTCGTGTTATTATATATTATGCACttcaatgtacgctagatttattaaacttaaaccTTCTATAGTtgtgttgcttaatttttttcGCCAATAAGAATCACAAAATATAGATCTAGACTCTGAAAATGAAAACACTGATTCCACCAGTTTCAACATGTCGGCAAATGTTAACATCAATTGCCTTCACAATTGACTTGTATGTTTATGTTTTATTGGGGTTTTAAGCTGTGCTAAGTTGGATAGGGAAATCAGGAGTGAACATTAAATCAGTAATGGATGGTAATGAAATCATATTACAACTTTACATGTGCTTCCAACCAAAAAAATGGACGAAAATCTTAACATCGCAACAAGGATTtttctatacaaatccttgatcacaattgcattccggcaattagtctccaatgtaacaataatatttttattatttttaaagtatttagaattgttgaaaatatattttttaatgaaagaaTTTTAGTTAACAATATCTTCCTCAATGTACATCTATACGGTACTCaatgataaaaatcaaattaaagagCAATTTTAATGTGATGGTCCATTTTGTAAACAAGGTGTAGTATTAAACAAGTTTATAGTTGAtagtttatagtttttaaaaaaaaatcaagaaacaaCTCCTTTTATGTCAATGCATTATTATGAAACAGTTCTATCTATTTTTAGATTCatctgaagtaaaaaaaaatgcaatcttCACCATACAACTTACGGACACCTCCAACAGCCACACCTAGGGATGCATTATCAAGAAGAAGATCACCAAGACAACATAAAGCTATGCAGATAACTGATGTTGAGTCTGAGGATGAGAATGGTACTGATGGAGAGGATGAAAGTATGGATACAACCTATTCTCCTTACAAGTCCGATAAATCATCAGTACATAGGAGCTTAGATTCATCTAAAGAAGATACCCCGGAAAAAGGTAGAAAATCGCCGCATAATAGACATAATAAAATTGGAGATAAAAAGCAATCTAGTAATGAGCAAGATTCACCTGATtctatcaaaacacaaaaactggaAACATCTATAAATAAAGTCAAATCAGAAAAGAATAACAGTGCTATTTGTGGATCTAATTTACTTTTTGTTGGTTGTTTTTTGGCAATTGTTGGTGTTATATGTTTTCACATAATGATAATGGATGAAATTACAGCCAAACCAAATAATCATAATTTACTAGAAAACTTTAATGCTGACATGAAAGCCTTTCAGTCAATGTTTCCAGCACAGActagaagatttttaaaaatagtaAGAGTCAGTCTAAAAAGGATTATAGTAGAAACCAATCCAGATTACCCTGCTATATTGTTATTGGTGGCGCCATCTGGCTCAAAATCATCAGCAACTGGAACGTGTATAGCTAAACAGTTAACCAAAAGTATGAATACATTGTTTAATGTGACCTCTGCAAGGGTTATAAATGTTCCAAATGATATAAGACATAACAATGCAGATGATGAAAAGAAAGATTTAGACAATAAGATTAAAGATAGTTTTGAGAATGAACATATAAGAAGTCTGGCAGTTGATCACTTTGAACAGCTATCTCCTAGAGCTTCACTTCTCTTTCATGGTTACTGTGACGGTGATAATGCTCCCTTTAAAAATGTAGCTATAGTTTTCATACTTCATACAGAATTAGATAAGAATTTACTTCAGCAAGATTCCAGATTAATAGATAATCACTTGAGAGAGTTGTGGTCTAGTTCTGAATATCCATTAGATCAAGATAAAATCGATCCATTGATAGCAAGAGTGGCTAATAATGCAGCAGTGataacagaagaagaaaatttgaAATGTTAGTAATTGGGAAAATATTGTGTTTAAATTCATTTGCAGACAAAGGCATCACTTGtctaataaacaatattttttttgcaaaaaacgCAGCTTCTCTATCCAAGTGTTATAAAGTAGTTAGATCTAAACCCTTGGCTAGCAAGAATGAACACAAAACAATTCCATAATGTATTGTGTTTAATTATTTGCATAAAATTCTGAAAAACTGATGCGATAGAATGTACTAGTAAATGTTATGATATCAAATATAAAGTGGTCATTATTGTTTTgcaaatgttattttttgtttcctATGACATTTTTGTTGCATTATGTACATTATGTTCATCGGGAATCCAATATATTGGCAGCAACAATCCTGTAATTGAATTGGTGAACAGACttatattttaaaaggaaaaGTTCAATAGCCCCTTTCTTATGATCAGAAGTTTCTGTCTTGTTTAAGTTGTCCATTTCCGTGATCTCTTTTCAAATATATTAGTGACTgaatttttgaatatttgatcatatattttattaaaacactttTTCAAAAGAGTCCTGGTGTAACCGTGTTAAATGTATTCAAGGGTAACAAGTAATTGtctctttcaaaaaaagaaataatgttaGAAGCTTAAGCTTATATTGCAGAATTTATATCATGATTGTTCTAATTGTTAATACAGTAACGTGTACATGTATGCTATGTTTAAAGTGTATCTATGtcatatttcttcttttttgtcaatgtatatatatataaaacaataaaattgttgCTATTGcatatttgaaatattgattgGAATGCTTAAATTTGTGAATAGTTGAGGGAAAAGAAACctgtataagatattatctaaGCACTTTCAAATATACAATTTCTTGTCATCTGAAAGTGGGAGGATTTTGAATGGAAAAAAGTCCCTTTCCCTAAGTCAGAAAATTTTGGGATAAGATTGCTGTTTCCATTGATTAgaattttctttcttattttcaagactcataaaatcgaaaaaaatatgttttagggAAATAATCAATCAAGTTAGAATTAGTTCTCCACATCTGCTcctcattattgttttttttttcaatgacggatttatatatatatttttaattgacaGCACACAACAtttgtggtcgtatattggtatcatgttgtccAAAAACagttggtttccagacaataactttagtataagggAAAAGAactctatgaaatttgaacacaaggttgataaccacaaaaggaagagagggattaattttgggggttatggtcctaacagtttaggaataagggacaaAAAAGAGGCCTAAAAAGGCATTTTTCTactttccagacaataacttgtgtttttaaAGTGTATGAAtcgctctgaaattataccacaaagggatggttggGATTATCTCTGGGGGattatggctcaaaccatttagGATTTAGGGGCAAAAAGTgggaaaaacaagggtttcctggttaatggacaattttaaagcagtgtaagggaggtaattcaaaaacaaattgtacaatgttgtattacctcccttacactgctttttaaattatatatttaagacttttatgatgtatttaaatgggtcattatggttgcaaactccattggaaatttgaattgagattatgaccatatcttgagtgaaagatgttttttttggaaacaaggggggggggggggagaaatCAGGGGCAGttattatgtgtcagaaacctattatgtgttgaatatttaattaaaatcacaaattcagacctgtatcaagcgcaAATATAGTGTGATtttttttgccccaactgttcagggttggacctctgtgcTCGTATCCAGCTGTGCTAGGTGAAGCAATTTATTATATGTTAGTATTATATATAGTAGGCCAAGATTCAAATCAATTTATCCTCTGCAATAAGTATAGATGATTATGCAGCATAAAGCATTAAAAGCATTTGTACTGATAATTATTGTATAAGATGTTAAATAGAGAACCTGACTAAGAGCGAGGCCACCAATCAGTATTTATTTCAGCGAGAAAGTCCAACACCTGGAGGCAATTTTCAGTTTGCACCTAAACAATAATACATACTAGTTCAGGCAAATTTATGCCCCAGTAACTCAAAAATAcacaaatgaaccaaaatttaaaaaaaaacatgcattactAACAAAGGCTATATGTTCTGACTTTGAACAGATGCAAAATGCTGCAGAGTTAAATATGTTATGTAAGATTCAAACACTGCCCCTAAACATAACTTCTATTccatgtaaataaacaaacatagcAATACACACAATAAAAGTCAACAACGAAATATTTTGCTGAAATTAGATAAATATACAGTTACTTGAAAACTCTAGCTTTTGAATAGCATaaactcgacatagggatagtgatcctgtAGCGTTagccagggactttctatacttgTATAGAAAGTCCTCCCtgcgttagcttacttcttaaaagctttatgttttagaaggtggaagacacGGATGCTTCATTCTTTGTATCACAGTAGATGCCTTATTTTAAGAAGTTTTCGTCTGTCACATTTCCCagtgaacttgacctcattttcatggttcagtgactacacTACCAAGAATTTATCCACGTTTTTTTTGggtacatttctaccctcgtACATTTCAGTACTGTTAGGAAAGACTaaaaacttataatgttatactttCTATGAATTGAACACTGATCTCGTcactgatttttatacgaccgcaaaatttgaaaaaattttcgtcgtatattgctatcacgttggcgtcggcgtcgtcgtcgtcgtcgtcgtccgaatacttttagttttcgcactctaactttagtaaaagtgaatagaaatctatgaaattttaacacaaggtttatgaccacaaaaggaaggttgggattgattttgggagttttggtcccaacattttaggaattaggggccaaaaagggcccaaataagcattttcttggttttcgcactataactttagtttaagtcaatagaaatctatgaaattttgacacaaggtttatgaccacaaaagaaaggttgggattgattttgggagttttggttccaacagtttaggaattaagggccaaaaaagggcccaaataagcattattcttggttttcgcacaataactttagtttaagtaaatagaaatcaatgaaatttaaacacaatgttcatgaccacaaaagaaaggttgggattgatttttggagttgaggtcacaacagtttatgaattaagggccaaaaaggggcccaaataagcattatttttggttttttgtaccataactttagtataagtaaatagaaatctatgaaatttaaacacaaggtttatgaccataaaaggaagggtgggtttgattttgggagttttggtcctaacagtttaggaataaggggcccaaagggtccaaaattgaactttgtgtgatttcatcaaaaattgaataattggggttctttgatatgccgaatctaactatgtatgtagattcttaatttttggtcccgttttcaaattggtctacattaaggtccaaagggtccaaaattaaacttagtttgattttaacaaaaattgaatccttggggttctttgatatgctgaatttaaaaatgtacttagatttttaattattggcctagttttcaagttggtccaaatgggggtccaaaattaaactttgtttgatttcatcaaaaattgaataaatgggttctttgatatgccaaatctaactgtgtatgtagattcttaatttttggtccagttttcaaattggtctatattaaggtccaaagggtccaaaattaaactaagtttgattttaaaaaaaaataaattcttgggcttatttgatatgctttatctaaatatgtactttgatttttgattatgggcccagttttcaagttggtccaaatcaggattccatatcaagtattgtgcaatagcaagaaattttcaattgcacagtattgcacaatagcaagaaatatctaattgcacaatattgtgcaatagcaattaattttcaattggagttatctttctttgtatagaatagtagttgataatatatgttggaaatttgccagacatgactatgatgtcattttctatttttatttgccaataactttatgtaaataacttcattggaaatttgccaatataaaatgttgctgatgaagctttttttccttatcttatctaaaatatttttagataatgtatgttggacatttgccagacatgactatgatgtcattttctatttttatttgccaataactttatgtaaataacttcattggaaatttgccaatataaaatgttgctgatgaagttttttttttattgttttatacaataaacaatgtgtattcacttttactaccaaccaatcttcaccattcagtgataacaagcactttattttacattttaatattttatgatgtatttaaaagagttgttattgttgcaaactccattagaaatttgaattgatatcagttttggaaaaagtgaaaaaaagggggggggtttaaatttttctcatttcagatttcataaacaaaaagaaaatttcttcaaacatttttttgagaggattaatattcaacagcatagtgaattgctcaaaggcaaaaaaaaacttttaagttcattagaccacattcattctgtgtcagaaacctatgctgtgtcaactatttaattttagattttaaaagtttgaagaagaaatctttaattgttttgtaaaatcttgacatttgttttgtgtaaaaaaaaaaccatgtaatgtcaaaaatttgatcacaatccaaattcagagctgtatcacgcttgaatgttttgtccatacttgccccaactgttcagggttcgacctctgcgttcgtataaagctgcgccctgcggagcacctggtttcagtactgtttcagtactgatttgtcagcactgtttcagtactgattttgtcagtactgtttcagttctGATTTTGTCAGCACTGTTTCAGTACTTATtttttcagtactgtttcagttctGATTTGTCAGCACTGTTTCAGTACTTATTTTGTCAGTACGGTTTCAGTTCTGATTTTGTCAGCAGTGTTTTCGTCAGTACTGATTTTATCATTACTGTTTGATGACTGATTTTGTCGGTACTGATTTAATCAGTAATGTTTCAGTATTTATAGTGTATCGATTTTATTAGTacgagggtagaaatgtaccaaaaTAACGTGGGTAAGTTATTGGTAgtgtacttgaaaaaaaaagtttagattttttgtaatgttaattttctcttattattagtaataggatagttatatttggtatatatgtgcgtaccttgcaaggtcatcatgcccgtcagacagtttcagttgacctcaacctcattttatggatcagtttctttacaaggttaagttttggtggtcaagtccatatctaagatactataagaaataggtctagtatatttggtgtatagatgGATTGTAATTTGCACATGTCCAACTAACAGGTgtcaatgaccttgacctcattttcatggttcattggttatagttaagtttttatacgaccgcaaaaataaaaaataatggtcatatattggtatctcgtcgtccgaagacagatggtttccggataataactttagtatttagTACATAGAAAtcaacacaatgtttataaccacaatatgaaggttggggttgattttgggggttatggtcccaaaagTTAAGAATAAGGGGCCTAAATAAGCATGTTTGTAGTTTCCaatcaataacttgtgtttaagtgtataaatctctctgaaattataccacaagtttccatactataAAGGGACAGTTATGGGGATATGGTTCAAATCATTTAGCAAttagggacaaaaaaggggggaaacaagggtttttctgtttaaaggacaatttagacaatttaaaagcagtttaagggaggtaatccaattccatttaaagaacattgttataaatatgttttattaccccccttacactgcttgaaaattgtGTATTAAGAAATGAGGATTGTCTTGagagtaaatttatttttagaagttactattaattaatattaattttaacaatgactgtatgtcattttatatttttatattttatgatgtatttaaatgagtagttattgttgcaaactccattagaaatttgaattgaattgagattatttttgtaATAAGGGAAAGGGAAAGGTGAGGGGGTCagttttcagaaattaaaaagaaaatgactTCAAAGATTTGTGTttaggggattaatattcaacagcatagtgtattgctcaaaagcaaaaccCACAtccattctgtgtcagaaacctatgctgtgccaacttaatcacaatccaaattcagacggctgtatcaagcttaaatgttgtgtccatacttgccccaactgttcagagttcgacctctgcggtcgtataaagctgcgtcctgcggagcatctggttgtgttttggtctgtttttcttatacggtatgcaataggtctactgttcATTGGtcatgcaatgtttagttttctagtttaagtctgtttcttaataggtcaactatatttggtgtattacatgattgtaaggtgtacatgtatttctctttTGGtttatctaaccttgacctcattttctttttttatttagtgCTATTAACATAATGTCAATTGTTAGCAAAGAAGGCGAgtcatttcagcgtgtgcactcttggtTTTCCAAAAATCTTGAATCTTTGATCAAAACTATTTATTTGAAAAgaattgtcatacattttaatagcaaaaaaaaaacgtttgtatgcaaattttcgtCAAAAAAATCATCGTGTAAACAAAACTGTATAGTATGCTCTTAAAATAGGTAACAgaccagtggcgtagctaggctatTTTTAAGTGTACGCCCCAACAACGGCGAAGGGTTTGAGAGCCCAATCGGACCCAGGTTATAACACCTTCTAGCAGTGGGTTTCGAAAAAGTggtatttcttttataaaaactgATCAATAGCAAGTTGAACACacaacagtctccgggacaagtttacaactccgctgagtgcaaaagttgtcaccttaatttaaaccttatagaatactttttttttttatcttttatatttaatgtattcattgtgttgattGGAAATCTAATGGCCGTTGGTGTTTATAGAGCAATTATCCAAACAGGTTACTTAGgaaataactgtattgtattttaagctccgacggcatcaattggggatttgatggtcgcaaattaagtttactggcgacgcgttagcggagacaggaAACGCGTAtatgcgaccatcaaatcccaaattgatgccgtcggagcttgaaatacaatattgttatctccattctaatgaaactgacagaaaacaacgttaaaatatgttatatgacgtttgcgcttgcgcgtacgtcccatagcatcaattgtaaattgatgccatgtaagaaagtgacgttatccaatgaaaatgaacgttacaaacgttgttgcattagaatttaaaatatgtttaaaggaaCCGTGGGATAAGGCCAATTGTTGTGCAAATGTCGTTAATGGATATGAAATGATTAATTTGCACAGATGTTTAGATGCATTATGAAAATTTGTAAAGGGTTCCGTGAAATCGTGGTTCTCGCTAGATTGCCGCTTCCCGCGAAAATTGAATCTTTTTATCAGTCTATAATAggattttaaataatcaaacattttctttagattttttttcttgatctggtaTATTAACTTCTACCCTAGTCTCATGACAACATATGAAGGTTTTCAAAAtcattatgtaaaaaataataatcacagAGAGTCTGTTAACTGCTAAAAGATAAGTCGGCCGTATgtcaattgaaaaatgaaaaaaaaatactttcaaaattttgcttcagacattaatcacaaaaaaacttctgcaaaagtttcataaaattcaatgAAGGGTTAACAAAGTTATTGAAGTGTAACAAACTTCAACCACAGACTGTATATGAAAACAGAAATTCCCTTTATCAGTAGAATAtgggaaaattaaaaatataaattcatcatTTCAAGGTCTGGATAATCTTTTGAGAATACAAAGcttctgtccaactttcgtaaaatttcattaaggtttgacaaattcatttttattaaaaaaaaacaaaaacgttttCACCATATTGAACCTAAATGTTGTCGcctcaaatgaaatataggttcTCTGAATTATATTTCTTGTTTTCGCGTCATAAATGTAGGCTCGACTGAAATTCAAAGCATATATCGAATCCCAGCTGATTATGAAATGCTTTAAACGAAAGGAAAGTAAGAAATGTTCCCAGAAGATTCAGATTTCGACAGacagaaaaatgaacaaatatatgatatatggtaccatataaactcatcatagataccaggacttaattttgtatgtacgccaggccagacacgcgtttcgtctataaaagactcatcagtgacgctcgaatacaaaaaagtaaaaaaggccaaataagtacgaagttgaagggcattgcatgaggaccaaaattcctaaaagttttgccaaatccagctagggtaatctatgcctgaggaagaaaagccttagtatttcaaaaattctaaattttgtaaacagttat from Mytilus galloprovincialis chromosome 2, xbMytGall1.hap1.1, whole genome shotgun sequence encodes:
- the LOC143064234 gene encoding torsin-1A-interacting protein 2-like yields the protein MQSSPYNLRTPPTATPRDALSRRRSPRQHKAMQITDVESEDENGTDGEDESMDTTYSPYKSDKSSVHRSLDSSKEDTPEKGRKSPHNRHNKIGDKKQSSNEQDSPDSIKTQKLETSINKVKSEKNNSAICGSNLLFVGCFLAIVGVICFHIMIMDEITAKPNNHNLLENFNADMKAFQSMFPAQTRRFLKIVRVSLKRIIVETNPDYPAILLLVAPSGSKSSATGTCIAKQLTKSMNTLFNVTSARVINVPNDIRHNNADDEKKDLDNKIKDSFENEHIRSLAVDHFEQLSPRASLLFHGYCDGDNAPFKNVAIVFILHTELDKNLLQQDSRLIDNHLRELWSSSEYPLDQDKIDPLIARVANNAAVITEEENLKC